The following is a genomic window from Sphingobacterium spiritivorum.
AAGTCAATTATCTTAGTTTAAAAATTTAAAATTTTCTTTTATCGATTTGATTGTTGGCAAACTTGCCGATGAAGGGTACCAATCTTTAGAATAAAAGTTCAATTGAAGAACGAAAGCTTTTCAACGTAGCTTTTGGCAATATCTTATCAACAGCTTCCCTTATATCGCAACACAACTTCCGGCTATCACTTTTAATTGACCGTCAAACATTTTCCAGACCCGCAGATAGCGAAGGTTACCTTCAAAATTTTGCTCCAGCATTTTTCCTTTAATATTTGAAGACAAAGTAACCACTACGTCTTCACCAATTTGCTTTATAGAATCGATGGATGAGGTGATTTCTTCTAAAACAAGGTTTCCGGATCTGTGCGTTTCCAGATCCATTTCCTTTGTAATGACTTCACCGTCTGAAAGAACAAAAAGCAAATCATCATGAAGCAATTGATCCAGAATCCCGACATCGCTTTTCTGCATCGCTTCGCGAAGTTGATTTTCAATATCTAGGATTTTCTGTTCATTGAGGATTATGGAGCTCATAAGTTGATTTTTATACGGTTTATAACAAGCTTTCTGTTAACAGTTGTTTTACAAAACTAATATACAAAAAGTTTAGCTTGGCTATAGGTTATTCCATTCCGGTTCTAATTTTGAATCCCATTCAGTTTACATTTCAGTCAATGAAATTTTTAAACTTCAAAAGACTTCAACTGAATTCCTGCTGCTGTTTTCCATTCCAAAAGGCCCACTTGCAGATCTGGCAAGTGTTGCTGCTGCTGCACGAGATGGCGAGGTAAATACATAATCTTTAGTAAGCTGGTAAAAAGCACCTTCAATTTTCAAAGTTCCATCATTCAGCATTTTTTGCCTTTCAAGGCGAATACCGTCAGCTAAAGAAGGCTGCTCCGGAATTATAAATAAAGAGTCTTTATATACAATAAAGCCCTCTGTTGACGGGCTGCCCTTGCTGTTGGCTCCGGCTCCATTTTTACAATAGAATAACTGGTTTTGCAGTTCATTGTCTTCAATGGTTTCTTCCAATGCTTCAAACAACTTATGCCCTAAAGTAGCTGTAAGGACTTTTGCATGGGAAAGAAATTCTTCCAACTCAGCTTGCTCGGCTTCGGATAATTCAGAAAGGGTAGTCGTATTTTGATTGATAGAGTAACGGCCAGCTTTCAGTGCTAATTCGTGCAAGCGGTTTTCCAGATATTTTATACTGGCTTTATTCAGGTATTTGTCTTTACTGCTAAAAAAGATAGCTTCATTCCAAAAATCTTTATCTGCGATTTGTTGAAACAAGCGATTCACAATTAATTCGGCTTCGCCAATGTAAGCTGACATGTCCCCATCCTTCAAATCCCACCTCACACAATAAAACAGTTCAAAAAATGGGTATCCATTCTTGAGGAATGGAACCTCCTTCACTTCGTCATTTTTATCCTGTTTTCTTTTGCTTAGTCAGCCTTAGACTCGTAAGCCATTCAGCGTTAATTCAATTTTCAATTCATTAAAATTTACAAACATGAAAAAGAACTTTATCGCTAATGAACTTAAAGTAGGCTACCACAGCAACCCTAAATTATCCTGTGATGATTTCAAATACATCAACAATTCAAAATTAATGGATAAAACATTCCGTGTGATCTGGGATATGGAAGAATTTGAAATTAGAGAAAGCTTTATGCTTTATATTTCAACACAAAGCTTGATGTTATTGGATACCGAAAAATTACAGATGGAGGACTGGATGCTGTAATGGTCGACATGAGATTGATTATGTCATTAGCCCTTTTGTGTAATGCAACAAGGATTGTAGTGGCGCACAATCATCCTTCTGGAACGATGACTCCAAGCTTAGCAGATCACGCATTAACTAACAAAATCATTGAAGCTGGAAAAGTCTTAGATATTCAGCTGCTAGACCACATAGTATTGACCTCGAATAGTTATTATTCATTCAAAGATCAAGGAGAGTTTTAATTCTCCTTGATCTTTGAATTCTATTTTTTTCTATTTATATTACCGTTCCAATATAATTTTATATTTCTATCATCAATCATCCATATTTGCGAATTTCCAGCAAATGAAATCTCAACAAGATCCAAATATCCTTTGTTAATAATGACTCTAAAAAACAGTAGTAGGATATCCCGGACAGAGAAGAAATTATATTTTGCCTTTGACAACGCACCATCGACGATTGAGCATATTAGTCAAATGAAAATATAATATCTAAGTCTGCGTCCGGGTCAAACTGACCATCTACCATTTGATCGACTAGCATTAAGCCTTCAGCAAAGTCTTCCAGTACGCCAACAGAGACCGCATATGAAAGTGGATATAATGAGCTGGGTTTTCTAAATTCTTTACCGATCCGGAAAGCATCTTGCTCATCAAAGGCCGATATATCACCAATCTGGTGGGTAATCCCCTTTTCAAAGGACTCGATGAGAAGCTTATGATACGTCGGGAATTTAGCTTGATATCTTTGCGCAAACAAGCAGGATTGCAACTGCGCGACTTCAAGAATATAGCTAACATTTTCAATTAATTCCTCCTCATTAAAGATAGACTCTAAGGCTACCGTACCGAATCCCCCAAGCGCAAAATTGTAACTGAACAGCTCGCGGTAATCCTTGTAACGTGCAAATATCTGCTTGTATTTTTCACCTATAGTTTTGTCAATCCTTTCAATTTCATCGCACACTAGATTCGCAATCTTAGCGTGATTATGTTTTATCAACTTCCCCGCTTTCCATTCATTTTTCGGGTTGACCAAAAGTAGTACGCGAGCGGAAGTAAACAAACTATAGTATCCTAAATAAGGTAGTACAATTCCCAAATTTTGCTTTTTCGCATACCGGAACGAATTGACCAACGTTGTGGTTGCCAGAATGTACTTCCCGGCGACGTAGTATCGATACTTCCATTCCGAAAAAGTTTGGTCATCAATATTATCAATAACCCTTACACTATATCTTTCAAATTTTTTAATATATGCTATAACCTTATCACACTTGATGTCCAAGTACCTAAAATCATATTCTTCAATAAAATCATTCATGTTTATTAATTAGGGTTTTCTAAAACTACGGAAATTCATGTTAATTTAACTGCTGCTATTAATATTAAATAGAATATACTTCATATTTGAAATCATCCATAAAGTCGGAAGTAACTTCTTGAAAACATTGCATAACATTATTAGCGAACGCTCTCTCTGGCAGGAATTTTTCAACATTTATTTTCACTTCTGTGAAATATCGGTAAACATTTTTAACTTCTCCAAGTTACTCATTTATATGTTCCGGATGTACACCCTTTACTAAGTAAAAATTCTCTATGTAGGTCAACATATTCCTGAAAACCTACTTCAAGTTTGAAGGCTTAATTGTTTAAATGGTCTTTTACCAAACGAACCAATTCAGATTTTGTATCGAAGTAGTTGCTCCCTGAGTAGTTAAACTGAAATTTTTACCAAAAATCTTGCCTCTATTTCTTTATCAATATCTGGGTTGAATAGACAATGAAGATTTACTCGAGTAGCTGAGCCAATCACTAGTAGTACTCTTAATTCAGTGTTCGGAATAATAAGGTCGAAATTCTTCGTTATTTCTCCGTATGCAACCAGATGTTTAAACTTAAAGTAATTCTCGATACTGAAATAGTCAGTTATTCCAATTACAGAAATTCTTCTTTTAAACTATTGATATTTTCAACATAATTTTGCCATTTTTCATCAAGAGTTGTTCCTGTAAACTGGTCGTTCTTTTTTTCCCTGCAGTATGAATGTGCAAATGTCAAATTCTCCATTCTGAACCTCTTGAATATTTATTATACGTTGCCATTGTTATTGTCTATAATAATAATTTAGGGTCTTATTACAATCGCAGGAGCTATTGTCTAAAAAAACTAATATACAAAATGTTCATCAATTTATTCATTATTAGTAGTTGTATTTCATCTTTAACTACATTTGTATAACGAGATCTATTGATTTTAATATCAACAAAATATTTATAGATGTAATAAATTATTTTTTATCAAAAAGTCTCACAAATCCTTCATTTTAGCATATCTCTATTTTATTCAATATTTGAAGACAACGAAGTATATCAGATTACTTTAATATAATACTGACAATGATATAATAATATATAGCTATGGAGTACGCCTTCGTGAATTAATCTTAAAACAAAACAGCAATGATGTCACAGATATTTACGAAAAACGAATACTTAGTCCATTGAGGGTGGGATAAAAAACATACATAGAAAAGCTGTAGCTAAACTTCCCTATCTTAATTCTATCTTTGAAAAGAACAATTTTGTTTAAAATATGTCCGAAAAAACAAAAAGCCAGAATAGATTATATTCTGGCCTTTTCAGTCTGGGCGGCAGGATTGGCTCAGCCCCTCTCGCCCCAAACGCAATCCCTGAGTCTCCTGCGGATCGAACCAACGGTTCTCATCCCGCCGAAAACAAAAAAAGCCCTGACTTTCGTCAGAGCTTTTCAGTCGGGGTGGCAGGACGAATCTGCGCACACTCAAATATCTATATGTCAATATGTTGACTTTCTTTAAAAAGAACTACTCACCGTTTAACTCACATATAATTTGTGATTCGATGTTGCAAATTTAATCATTTAATTTGATTGAGCAATACAATTTGGTGATTTTTGATTTAAACCTCAAAATCACTAAAGCGATTTTTCTGGCTCATTTTTTCAAATAAAAAGATTAACAAGGTTCAAAGTTATATAATAAAGCAATCAGACTTAAAGTCTCTTTATATCCGTTAAATTTGCGTTTACTAAAGGGGCTTTTCAAAGTCATTTCATACTGAATATTTATAAAATAATCTCCACAGTTGGGTGAGATTTATGGCAAAAATCTTCCCACAGGTGGGGTGAACTTGGGTAAAGGTATCACTTAATATAATGATGTTTGTGTATTAATTAGGGATAAACTGAATTTGAAATTCGGTATTGATCACAAAAATTATGGGCTATGCAGCATTCTTTACACACCATTATTTTAGAGATACATAATAAGGAAGATAAGATTTTATCACAGAGCAAAAGGTTGATTGATGAGGCTTATGAAATGACCTTGTATCTACAAGACCTGTTATTTGAGGTCAAGAAATATATTGCTAAAAAGGGCTTTCAAAATGATGGGGAAGAAATAAAATTCTTCCGAACCATCAAACCCCAAATACTTGGAAAACTCATCTACTACAATAAAATTTACCGGATTGAAACGACCTGTCCGGTCAGCAACGGCAAAATGTATTACAGTTACTTTTCGACTCAATTAGCCAATCTTAAAAGAGAGTACATTGAGCATATCTGCAATTCAGATTTTTATAGGTACTATCGTTCGGGGCGTACGGACCGTGACGACACCTATTTCAAAAGAGGCAACATAAATTACCACGACGGTCTGAACAGTATCGTCTTTGAAATTGATCCCGAATTTTCTACTTTCTACGATTACAAGACCGCAAGGATTATCGCCAACGAATTGCTTTATACCTATCTGCTGACGAAAATCAATCCAGATGAAAATCCCGATGCTATTTTACAAAAGCCGGAAAACGCCAAAGATATTTTTTGGACAGAAAGCAAAAACGCACTTGTCGAATTGATATATGCCCTGTATGCTTCGGCAGCAGTTTCGCACGGTAAAACCGGTGTCCGAAAAATCAGTTTGATGTTCCAGATACTTTTTGGCATTACGCTCGGTGACCTGCACCACGCATTCCACAGAATGAAAACCCGAAGCGGTTCCCGAACGGCATTCTTGGACCAGCTTAAAACTTCATTGGAAGAATATATGGATAAAGACCTTTAACCCAATGCAGGTCTTTTGTTCAGGGCAGTGCATTGTTGTGTACTGCTTTTTTGTTTATACCATAAGCCAATGTATGTCAATTGGCAAATGATGGTATAAACCATCTCCTAAATACTCGAAATTCTTTTTAAGCCCTACCAAACAAGGGTTTCTCCCAATTGCAAAAATTTTCAAAAAACAGCCAAACCAATTGGCAGGGCTTGGCTGATAAACACTGCCACGCTTCCCAATTTTGCATGGTGAACATTAAAACTTATCGACTATGAATATTGACAGAATGGAATTTATAGCGTGGATGGAACGCATCATGGACAGGTTTGATATGTTGGGCGACAATATTGACGATTTAAAAAAGAAACGCAATAGCATAGACGGAGAAGAACTGCTCGATAACCAGGACCTGCTGCAAATGTTGAAAATCAGTAACCGTTCCCTGCAACGCTACCGCTCCATAGGTAAACTACCTTACTATACCATTAGCGGAAAACTGTATTACAAGCTATCCGATGTGCACCAGTTTATCAGGGAGAGTTTTAACAAGTAAAACGCCAATGCGTGCCAAATACTGCCTTTGACTGCCACTTCGGGCGATGCAGTAACTGCTTCATTTACTTTCGGCAATAAAACTTTAAACTTTTCAGATTATGAGTGAAGAAAAAGAAACAGAAAACCAACAGGTTGCTTCCGAACAGTTATCGGATATACTTTTAGTGCTGGATAAAGAAAAAATGAAAATCCAAGATGTAAAAAGTATTGACAAAAGCGGAAAAATGGAAACGGTTGACCCTACGAAGAAGAACCAAAGCGAGTTCATGCGGGTGGATAAACACGGTGATTTCGTGACCAATTTCCTTTCCAATTTTTGGAGGCAGTTAAAAGACCCTACCAAATTTGCTCTTTTCAAAGTTTCGGCTGACGAAGCCGTAGAGAAAGCAAAAGAATTTCAGAATCAGATAAACAATCCAACTGCCGAAGGCAAAAAGAAAATGGAAAAGCATGAAGTGAAAAATGAACCCGAACAAGAGCAAAAACAAGAAAATAAAAATGATATGACAAAAACAGAGACAACCCCGGAAACAAGCGAGTACCGCTTCCAGCCGGAACAGATTGATTGGGAAACAATGAACAATCTCGGATTAAGCAAGGAATACCTTGAGAAAAAGAACCTCCTTGACCCACTATTGAGGGGTTACAAGACCAATGAGCTTGTACCTATAAGCGTTAATCTTGGCGGTGCGGTCGTCCGTACAGATGCCCGCTTGTCTTTACAGTCCACCCCGGAGGGGGACGTTGTGGCAGCGGTACACGGTATCAGGCGTGAACCCAACTTAAACTTTGAGTTTTTCGGACACAAGTTCTCAGACGAGGACGAACAGAACTTACGTCAAACAGGCAATATGGGGCGTGTGGTCGATCTGATAAACTCCAAAACAGGCGAATTGATGCCGTCCATCATTAGTGTGGACCGGCTTACCAATGAGCTGATTGCTTTGAAAACAGATTTCATCAAAATCCCCGATGAGGTTAAAGGTATAAAACTAAATGACGAACAAAAACAAACCTTAGTGGAGGGCAAACCCCTGTTCATTGAGGGAATGATTTCTACAAAAGGTACTCCCTTTGATGCAAACGTACAGTTCAATGCGGATAAACGGTATGTGGAATTTCTGTTTGACCGAAGCAACAATAACAGGCAAACCCAAAACAGCCAACAGGACAATCAGCAAAGCAGGTCGCAGGAAGCCCCGAAAACCTTTAGGGGAAAGGAACTGGAGGATGAACAATACAACAAGTTCAAAGACGGTCAAACAGTTTACATTCCGAATTTGGTCGATAAGAAAGGGCAAACTTATAACGGCTATATCACATTCAACAAGGAAACAGGAAAAACCAACTTTGAGTTTCCCAACCAATACAAGGAACGGATAAAACCTACAGAAGCCCATAAAACGCAGATTGCCGTCAATTCCGAGGGCAAGACCAACGAAGCGACCAAGAATATCAAAGAGCCTCTACAGAAAGGGCAGCAAAGACCGAAAAACGAAAAGCAACAGGAGCAACAGAACAAACCCAATGCACCTGCAAAATCAAAGGGTAGGAAAGTTAGTTAGGTATGAAAACAATTATCGCAGAAAAACCAAGCGTAGCAAGGGAAATAGCCGGCTTGTTGGGTGTTTCCGAAAAAAAGGACGGTTATCTAACGGGCAATGGCTATTTCGTTACGTGGGCATTCGGACACCTTATCGGTTTGGGAATGCCCGAAGATTATGGGATTTCGGGATTTGACAAGGCTTCCTTGCCGATACTCCCGAATCCGTTTATTTTGACTGTTCGTAAGGTCAAAAAAGACAAAGGTTATACAGTCGATACTGGAGCATTAAAGCAACTGAAAGTCATCAAGGAGCTATTCCATAAAAGCAACAGTATTATCGTAGCTACCGATGCAGGTCGTGAGGGTGAACTTATCTTTCGGTACATTTATGAATATCTGAAATGCCGTAAGCCCTTTCAGCGGCTTTGGATAAGCTCGCTTACTGAAAAAGCAATCAAGCAAGGGTTTGACAGCCTGAAAGACGGTAAAGAATTTGACGGCTTATTTCAGGCTGCACAAGGCAGAAGCCGTGCCGATTGGCTGATCGGCATCAATGCGACACAGGCATTGAGTATAGCCGCTGGCAACGGCATTTATTCGCTGGGCAGGGTGCAAACACCTACATTGGCTTTGATTTGTAAACGCTATCTGGAAAATAAAAATTTCGCTATTAAAAAGTATTGGCAAATTCAGCTATTGCACCGCAAAGAGGATATTGATTTTAAGAGTATCTCAAAAACCAAATGGAACGAACAAAAGCTTGCGGAAGATACATTACGACTGGTCCAAAGACACGGAACCGCAACGGTCATATCTGTGGAAAACAAAAACACCACGGAGCACCCCCCCTTGCTTTTTGATCTCACAGGCTTGCAAAAAGAAGCCAATAAAAAGCTGAACCTGTCGGCAGAGCAAACACTCAATATTGCCCAGAACCTTTATGAAAAGAAATTTATTACCTATCCACGTACCGGAAGCAAATATATACCCGAAGATATGTGGAGTGAGATACCTAATCTTGTAAGAGCGTTACAGGACAATGATAACTTTAAGCAAGCTATTTCTAAATTAAAATGGGGTCGCTTCAATAAACGTGTCGTGAATGACCTGCGTGTAACAGACCACCACGGAATACTCATCACGGACAAAGTGCCGTCTGCACTCAATGCCGACGAAACAAAGGTTTATGATATGATTGCCTTTCGACTGCTCGAAGCTATCTCTCAGCCTTGCATTAAAGAAATAACGGATATAGCATTGGAAGTATCACACTACGATTTTATGCTAAAAGGCTGTAAAGTTTTGGAAGCGGGCTGGCGTTCGATCAAAGGAACATTTTCGGACGAAGATACCGAACCGATACAGGATTTGCCCGAACTGAAAAAAGGCGGTGAATTGAAAATCAAAGAAGCCTCCTGTTTGGAAAAGAAAACAAAACCACCTGTGCTGTTTACCGAAGCCGGACTATTGTCGGCAATGGAAAATGCCGGAAAGGAAATAGCGAATGAAGATGAGCGTAAAGCCTTGCAAGGCATTGGCATTGGAACACCCGCTACAAGAGCGGCAATAATCGAAACGCTTTTTAAGCGGGATTATATCAAGCGTGAAAAGAAATCCCTTGTTCCTACCGAAAAAGGATTGCAGGTTTATGATGCTGTAAAGGACAAAAGAATTGCCGATGTAGCTATGACCGCCGAATGGGAAATGGCTTTGCAGAAGATTGAAAACAACGAGGCAGATGCTATGGATTTTCACCAATCCATGGAAGCCTACGCCTCGGCCGTTACGCAGGAACTGTTGAGCATCAGCATTGCGGGCGAAAAGCAGCACGAACTGACCTGCCAAAAGTGCAAAGCCCATAAACTGCTCATCAGGGATAAGGTGGTCAAATGTCCCGATGAAGCGTGCAACTGGCTTTTGTTCCGCAATATCTGCGGGGTACGGTTGAGCCTTAACGAAGTGGAGAACCTCGTAAACAAAGGAACGACCAGCCTTATCAAAGGGATGAAAAGCAAAGCAGGCAAAAAGTTTGATGCCCGTATCGTACTGAAAGATACCTATGAAACATCGTTTGAATTTGACAACAGCACATATAAAAAGAGATGAACAGCAACGCAATCATAAGCCGAAAGGAAATAGAAAACCTTATCTACACAATACGGGGCAAACAGGTTATGTTGGACAGCGACCTTGCCAAGTTGTACCAGGTCGAAACAAAAAACCTTAACAAAGCCGTAAAAAGAAACATAGAGCGGTTTCCCCAATCATTCTGCTTTCAATTAACAGAAGAAGAAGCTGAAAACTTGAGGTTCCAAATTGGAACCTCAAGTTTAAATTACGGCGGCAGGCGTTACCTGCCCTATGTTTTTGGCGAGCAAGGGGTCGCCATGCTGTCCGCCGTTTTGCGCAGCGAGATAGCTGTAAAGGTCAGCATCGAGATTATGAATGCCTTTGTGGAAATGCGCAGATTGTTAATCGGAAATGCCGCATTGTTCTCCCGGATGGATAAAATCGAACTCAAACAGATTGAAGCGGACGGCAAATTTGAGGAAATCTTTAAGGCTTTGGAAAGCGGGAAGCTGCACAGTGATAAAGGTATTTTCTATGACGGGCAGATATTTGATGCCTATACCTTTGTCGCCGATATTATACGGAGCGCACAAAGGTCAATTATCCTTATAGACAACTATGTGGATGATACGGTGCTAACGCTACTCGGAAAGCGTGGGCAATCCGTATCTGCCACTATTTACACCAAAAATATCAGTAATCAATTACAACTCGATTTACAACGCTACAACAGTCAATATCCGGCTATCAATGTACACGCATTTGCCCATGCCCATGACCGTTTCCTCATTATTGACGGTACGGAACTATACCACATCGGCGCATCACTAAAGGATTTGGGTAGGAAATGGTTTGCCTTTTCCAAAATGAGCGCAGAGGCAAGTAAGATGATTAGTTTACTAAATGGCATATTGTGTGAGGGATAGCAGCGACATCCTTTTGTGGTCCTTTAAGATCCGCAAAAGATATAGCGGATAGCCCGACCCGGTTGCATTTTTGGGTCGTCCTCTGTGCGGTGGTTAAATGCAGACGGTGGCACGCCCCGGTACACTTTCTTTCCCACTTGCTTCAATTGTTTGAAAAAAAATTTTACCCAAGTTCTACCCAACTTGGGTTTTTTATTCATTTGAATGGTTCAGATTTGTATAGCCTATATCAAATTCCATCCGTTTGATTACAGGAACCCCTTACCGTAAAAGTGGAATTGAAGTAAGAGGGCGGAATTTATTAAGGCATCCGATAGGAGAATAAATTACCGCCTATGGAAATACCTTATATCCTAAAAATAGAAAGCGAATTTAAAAGGTGGATAGCCAATCCCAACGACCTCCCGGAGTGGAGCAAATACCCATTACCTTTCGCTGTCCAAAGGCAGGGCTTTACGCTGCCGTATTATGAACTATTGAGCCAGCAAATTAAAAACAGTCCTTTTTTTATAGATTTAGTGCAGCTTAATGTAAGCAACCCTGTTTATATTCCTTTCGACATTCAAGAGCGGCAACTGTACCTTTATTTTATGCTCAAAGGCACATTGTTGTATATGACTGAAAGCCGTAAGCCGATTATAAAAACGCAGCCTAACAGCTTCCTCATGTCCTATTACGATTCGGGCAGGTATTTCGCCTATGCCCAAAAAGGCATGCATATCTGTCTCGTGGTAAGTATTTTGCCTGAATGGATAGAAAGCATGCACCATAACTACCCTAATATCCAAAACGTCCTGCATCGTTTTAAACACGATAACCGCACCTACGACACCATGTACCAATGCAGGATGGACAGGAAGATACACCGATGGCTGTATAAAATATACAGTTATTCACAGACCAATATCGGGGCATTGGATGGCAATCTCCGCAAGTATATCAGCTACCTTCTGGAGCATTACGACACAATGTTAGAAGACCAAAAAGCCGACCTTGCTTATAAAATCAA
Proteins encoded in this region:
- a CDS encoding DUF3945 domain-containing protein, with protein sequence MSEEKETENQQVASEQLSDILLVLDKEKMKIQDVKSIDKSGKMETVDPTKKNQSEFMRVDKHGDFVTNFLSNFWRQLKDPTKFALFKVSADEAVEKAKEFQNQINNPTAEGKKKMEKHEVKNEPEQEQKQENKNDMTKTETTPETSEYRFQPEQIDWETMNNLGLSKEYLEKKNLLDPLLRGYKTNELVPISVNLGGAVVRTDARLSLQSTPEGDVVAAVHGIRREPNLNFEFFGHKFSDEDEQNLRQTGNMGRVVDLINSKTGELMPSIISVDRLTNELIALKTDFIKIPDEVKGIKLNDEQKQTLVEGKPLFIEGMISTKGTPFDANVQFNADKRYVEFLFDRSNNNRQTQNSQQDNQQSRSQEAPKTFRGKELEDEQYNKFKDGQTVYIPNLVDKKGQTYNGYITFNKETGKTNFEFPNQYKERIKPTEAHKTQIAVNSEGKTNEATKNIKEPLQKGQQRPKNEKQQEQQNKPNAPAKSKGRKVS
- a CDS encoding GIY-YIG nuclease family protein, coding for MSAYIGEAELIVNRLFQQIADKDFWNEAIFFSSKDKYLNKASIKYLENRLHELALKAGRYSINQNTTTLSELSEAEQAELEEFLSHAKVLTATLGHKLFEALEETIEDNELQNQLFYCKNGAGANSKGSPSTEGFIVYKDSLFIIPEQPSLADGIRLERQKMLNDGTLKIEGAFYQLTKDYVFTSPSRAAAATLARSASGPFGMENSSRNSVEVF
- a CDS encoding nuclear transport factor 2 family protein, which translates into the protein MSSIILNEQKILDIENQLREAMQKSDVGILDQLLHDDLLFVLSDGEVITKEMDLETHRSGNLVLEEITSSIDSIKQIGEDVVVTLSSNIKGKMLEQNFEGNLRYLRVWKMFDGQLKVIAGSCVAI
- a CDS encoding AraC family transcriptional regulator is translated as MEIPYILKIESEFKRWIANPNDLPEWSKYPLPFAVQRQGFTLPYYELLSQQIKNSPFFIDLVQLNVSNPVYIPFDIQERQLYLYFMLKGTLLYMTESRKPIIKTQPNSFLMSYYDSGRYFAYAQKGMHICLVVSILPEWIESMHHNYPNIQNVLHRFKHDNRTYDTMYQCRMDRKIHRWLYKIYSYSQTNIGALDGNLRKYISYLLEHYDTMLEDQKADLAYKIKAYIQEHYCDNALTIKFLSEYFFVTERTLLNIFKRQYHISVQDFITELRISHALFLIEKQGKAIKDVYMEVGYTNERPFRTALEQYLKRR
- a CDS encoding type IA DNA topoisomerase, coding for MKTIIAEKPSVAREIAGLLGVSEKKDGYLTGNGYFVTWAFGHLIGLGMPEDYGISGFDKASLPILPNPFILTVRKVKKDKGYTVDTGALKQLKVIKELFHKSNSIIVATDAGREGELIFRYIYEYLKCRKPFQRLWISSLTEKAIKQGFDSLKDGKEFDGLFQAAQGRSRADWLIGINATQALSIAAGNGIYSLGRVQTPTLALICKRYLENKNFAIKKYWQIQLLHRKEDIDFKSISKTKWNEQKLAEDTLRLVQRHGTATVISVENKNTTEHPPLLFDLTGLQKEANKKLNLSAEQTLNIAQNLYEKKFITYPRTGSKYIPEDMWSEIPNLVRALQDNDNFKQAISKLKWGRFNKRVVNDLRVTDHHGILITDKVPSALNADETKVYDMIAFRLLEAISQPCIKEITDIALEVSHYDFMLKGCKVLEAGWRSIKGTFSDEDTEPIQDLPELKKGGELKIKEASCLEKKTKPPVLFTEAGLLSAMENAGKEIANEDERKALQGIGIGTPATRAAIIETLFKRDYIKREKKSLVPTEKGLQVYDAVKDKRIADVAMTAEWEMALQKIENNEADAMDFHQSMEAYASAVTQELLSISIAGEKQHELTCQKCKAHKLLIRDKVVKCPDEACNWLLFRNICGVRLSLNEVENLVNKGTTSLIKGMKSKAGKKFDARIVLKDTYETSFEFDNSTYKKR
- a CDS encoding RteC domain-containing protein, with the protein product MQHSLHTIILEIHNKEDKILSQSKRLIDEAYEMTLYLQDLLFEVKKYIAKKGFQNDGEEIKFFRTIKPQILGKLIYYNKIYRIETTCPVSNGKMYYSYFSTQLANLKREYIEHICNSDFYRYYRSGRTDRDDTYFKRGNINYHDGLNSIVFEIDPEFSTFYDYKTARIIANELLYTYLLTKINPDENPDAILQKPENAKDIFWTESKNALVELIYALYASAAVSHGKTGVRKISLMFQILFGITLGDLHHAFHRMKTRSGSRTAFLDQLKTSLEEYMDKDL
- a CDS encoding ORF6N domain-containing protein, with product MNSNAIISRKEIENLIYTIRGKQVMLDSDLAKLYQVETKNLNKAVKRNIERFPQSFCFQLTEEEAENLRFQIGTSSLNYGGRRYLPYVFGEQGVAMLSAVLRSEIAVKVSIEIMNAFVEMRRLLIGNAALFSRMDKIELKQIEADGKFEEIFKALESGKLHSDKGIFYDGQIFDAYTFVADIIRSAQRSIILIDNYVDDTVLTLLGKRGQSVSATIYTKNISNQLQLDLQRYNSQYPAINVHAFAHAHDRFLIIDGTELYHIGASLKDLGRKWFAFSKMSAEASKMISLLNGILCEG
- a CDS encoding JAB domain-containing protein, giving the protein MTDGGLDAVMVDMRLIMSLALLCNATRIVVAHNHPSGTMTPSLADHALTNKIIEAGKVLDIQLLDHIVLTSNSYYSFKDQGEF
- a CDS encoding helix-turn-helix domain-containing protein, whose product is MNIDRMEFIAWMERIMDRFDMLGDNIDDLKKKRNSIDGEELLDNQDLLQMLKISNRSLQRYRSIGKLPYYTISGKLYYKLSDVHQFIRESFNK